DNA sequence from the Bordetella genomosp. 9 genome:
AAGCCCTGCACCATGCGCAGCAGGATGAGCAGCGCCGGGGCCCACAGGCCGATGGTGTCGTGCGTGGGGATCAGGCCGATGCAGACGGTCGCGCCCGACATCAGCAGGATGGTCAGGGCCAGCACGGCCTTGCGTCCCAGGCGGTCCCCGAGCGGGCCCCAGAACAGGCCGCCGAAGGGACGCATCAGGAAGGATATGGCGAAGGTCGCCAGCGCGAACAGCGTGGCCTGCTGCACATCGCCGGGAAAGAAAGCCGCGGAGATGTACGACACGCCGTAGGCGTAGATGCCGTAGTCGAACCATTCCGTGGCGTTGCCTATCGCCGAAGCGGCGATGGCGCGATTCAATACGTGTTTGGGGGCTTGCGGTGTGGCTTTGGATATCGCCATCGATTCTCCTGTCGTTAACGTGGGTTTGCCGGGGGATGCCGCGCGGCGGCCTTACGATGGATGGGCTTGGATTGCCCGTCCAAGCCCGCGGGTGCTCATGCACGCAGGGCGGAAGCACGGATCTTCATGCGCGTGGCGCAAAGGAAAGCTGCTATGAAACCGGTCAAGACGCCTGGTCCCGATCACCCGATCATCATCGAGCACAATCCGAGACGCGTGGTCGTAACGCTGGCGGGGCGCGTGATCGCCGATACGCGCGAGGCGCTGACCTTGCGCGAGGCCAACTACCCTGCGGTGCAGTATATCCCGCGCAAGGATGCGGACATGGCGAGCCTGCAGCGCACGGATCACGCCACGTACTGTCCGTACAAGGGAGATTGTTCGTACTACAGCATCCCGCATGGCGGCGCGAGGGCGGCGAATGCGGTGTGGACCTACGAAAACCCGCATCCCGCGGTGGCGCAGATCGCCGGGCATCTGGCCTTCTACCCCGATCGCGTCGACGCGATCGAGGAGAAGGACTGACCTACTCGTACGTCTTGCCCAGCGCCAGCAGTTCGGGCGTGCCGATCAGCGCGTTGAGCTGATCGAAGTCCAGCATGGCGTCGCGCCACGGCGCGGTGGTGCCGTGTTCGCGCAGGCTGCCGTAGTAGCGCTGCAGCAGGTGGGACACGGCGCGCGCGGTGCCGCCCGGGAAGATGACGATGGAAAAGCCCTTGGCGGCCAGCTCGGCCGCGCTCTTCACCGGCGTCATCCCGCCTTCCACCATATTGGCCAGCAGCGGCACGCGCTTGCCGAAGCGCTTGCAGGCGGCTTCCATCTGTTCGTCGGTGCGCAGCGCTTCGACGAAGATCGCGTCCACGCCGCATTCCAGGTACTGCTCGGCGCGTTCCAGCGCCGCGTCCAGGCCTTCGACGGCGACGGCATCCGTGCGCGCCAGGATCAAGGTGTCGGCATGGTGGCGCGCGTCCAGCGCGGCGCGCAGCTTGCCGCGCATCTCCGCCACCGGGACGACGCTCTTGCCGTTCAGATGGCCGCAGCGCTTGGGAAAGCCCTGGTCTTCCAGCTGGATCATCGCGGCGCCGGCGCGTTCGAAGCCGCGCACGGTGCGCTGCACGTTCAGCGCATTGCCGAAGCCGGTATCGCCGTCGACGATGACGGGGCAGGCCACGCGTTCGGTGATGCGCGCCAGCGTCTGTTCCACTTCGGTATAGGTGGTCAGGCCCACGTCGGAGCGGCCCAGCCGCGTGTAGGCGATGGATGCGCCCGACAGGTACAGCGCATCGAAGCCGGCCTGTTCGGCGATGAGGGCCGACAGCGCGTCGTAGATGCCAGGCGCCAGTACGGCTTGCCCGGCGGCGAGTTTCTGTTTCAGGGTATGCGGCATCATGCTCTCACGGGATTGGGTTTCAGCGTGCCGTCGGCCAGGCGGCGTTTCAACAGGTTCAGCAGGCCGCCGGCCCGCACCATGTCCCGCAGGAAATCCGGGATGGGTTCGCAGGCCAACGCGGTGCCGTCGGCGCGGACGACGCGGCAGGCATCCAGGTCGATGGTGATCGCTTCGCCTTCCTGGATGGATTCGGCATCGGGGCAGGTCAGCAGCAGCAGGCCCACGTTATAGGCATTGCGGAAATACAGGCCGCTGAAGCTGGGCGCGATGACGGCGCGCAGGCCCAGCGCGACCAGCGCGGACGCGGCCTGTTCGCGCGAAGAACCGATGCCGAAGTTGGGGCCGGCGACGATGGCGTCGCCCGGCCGGACGGCGGCGGCAAAGTCGGGCCGCACCCGCTCCAGGCAGTGGCGGGCGATCTCGTCGATGCCGAACTTCATGTAGGCGCCGGGCGCGAGCTGGTCGGTGTCGACGTCGGCGCCCAGGCGCCAGGCTCGGTGCGTGGTCATTGCAGCATCTCCCTGGGGTCGATGAGGTGGCCGGCCACGGCGGCCGCGGCGACGGTGTAGGGCGAGGCCAGGTACACCTGCGCGGTGCGCGCGCCCATACGGCCCTGGAAGTTGCGCGCCGTGCTGGCGATGACGTTGGCGCCTTCGGGAATCGAGCCGCCGTAGCCGGAACAGGCGCCGCACGAATTGGGCAGCAAGGTCGCCCCCGCGTCCACCAGCGCGGCCATCACGCCTTCGCTGTCGGCCTGGCGCTGGTCGCGCAGGCTGGCCGGGGCCACCATCAGCGACATGCCCGGCGCGATACGCCGGCCGCGCAGCACGCTGGCGGCGGCGCGCAGGTCTTCCAGCTTGGCGCCCGTACAGGCGCCGATGTAGGCGACCTGCATGGGCGTCGCTTCATACTCGGCGATCGGGCGCGAGTTGGCGGGGCTGTGCGGCGCGGCGACGTGCGGCGCCAGCGTGCCGGCGTCGAAACGGTAGCGCTCGGCCTGCGCGTCCGCATCGGACTGCCAGCGGGCGACGTCGATGGGCTCGTCGACCCCCGCCTGCGCCAGATAGGCGGCCGTCGTGTCGTCCGGCGCCACCAGCCCGACCTGCGAGCCGATCTCCGCCGACATGTTGGACAGGGTCATGCGCTCCTGCATCGACAGCGCCCGCACGGCGTCGCCGCAGAACTCCACCGCTTGGTAGCGGCCGCCGTTCATGCCGAAGCGGCCGATCATGTGCAGCATCATGTCCTTGGCGGTGACGCCCGGCGCCAGCGCGCCGTCCCATTGCATCATCAGCGTTTGCGGAACCTGGATCCAGATCTCGCCGCTGGCGACCACGCCCAGCATTTCGGTGCTGCCCACGCCGAACATGTAGGCGCCGAACGCGCCGCCGGTAGGCGAGTGCGAATCCCCGCCCACGCACAGCATGCCCGGCCGGATGTGGCCATGTTCGGGCACCACCACGTGACAGATGCCGACGGAGTCGTACACGTGCGGCAACGCCTGCTCCGCGGCCCAGTCGCGGGCGATGCGGACGATCTTGCGCGATTCGTCGTCGGCCTCGGGCACGTAGTGGTCCATGACCAGCACGACCTTGTCGCGGTCCCAGATTCCGGTGCCGAGCGATTCCAGCATGGGCTTGAGGCGGCGCGGCCCGCTGGAATCGTGGAACATCGCCAGGTCGACGCGGCAGGTCACGATTTCGCCGACCGCGACGGCGGCGCGCCCGCTGGCGGCGGCCAGGAGTTTCTGGGCCAATGTCTGGGAAGGCATGCGAGTCTCCGTTATGTCCTTATGTCATGGCGCGCGGTATTACGCACCCGGCCCGGCGGGCAGCCACACCGGCGTGCCGGCGGTTTCGTGGGCGGCCATGTCCAGGCGATATTCGAAACGATCGGGACGGTAGCGGGCGTCCAGGTATTCCACCGGCCTGCCGGCGGCGTCGCGCACCAGGCGGCGGATGTTCAGCAGCGCGGAGGCGACCGGCACGCCCAGGGCTTCCGCCTCCGCCGGGTCGGCCAGCACCGCGCTGATGGCCTGCTCCGCGCCCGAGACGCGGATGCCCAGTTCGCCGAAGATCTGCAGCAGCGGCTTGCTGCCCAGCGCCTTGCGCGAGATGCGGCGGCCGATGGCGTCCGGCACGTAGGTGCGCAGATAGGAGAAGGGTTCGCCCTGGTGGCTGCGCACGCGCACGGAACGATGGACCAGCGAGCCGGGCGGCACTTCCAGGCGCGCGGCGACGGCCGGCGGCGCGGCTTCGGTCGCCAGCTCCAGCAGCTTGACCTGGGTGCTCATGCCCATGCGGGCCAGGTGCGCCATCAACGCGTCCACGGTGCCGCCCCGCTGCGGCGCCGATAGCTGGGACGGCGCCTGGGCGAAGGTGCCGCGCCCCTGGCGCCGCGCGATCAGGCCATCGCTGGCGAGCGCGTCCAGCGCGCGCCGCACCGTCAGGCGCGACACGCCGTATTCCTGCGCCAGCGCGTTTTCGCCGGGCAAGGGCTGGTCGGCCTGGTATACGCCGTCCAGCAGGCGCTGGCGCAGCAGCAGGTAGACCTTGTGATAGAGCGGCAGCGGGCTGTTCATGTGTCCTTCGTGGTGCGGGCATGCGCGGCGCCCCGGACGCGCCTTATTCCACCGTGGCGCCCGTGAACTTCACGACTTCCGCATAGCGGTCGATGTCTTCGTTGACGAATTTAACGAGTTCTTCTGGCGTGCTGCTGACGGCCGTGGCCGATTCCCGTTCCAGCAGGCGGCGGAAATCCGGCGCCGCGACGGCCTTGCGCGCGGCGTCGTTCAGCCTGGCCAGGGTGTCGGCTGGCAGTCTGGCCGGTCCGAACAGCGCGAACCAGGCGTTGGACTCGAAGCCCTTGATGGTGTCGCCGATGGGCGGCACGCCGGGCAGCGATTCCAGCGGCTTGGCGCTGCTGACGCCCAGCGCCTTCAAGGATCCGCTCCTGACGTGCGGGATGACGTTCAGGGTGCTGCCGAACATCATGTCCACCTGCCCGCCCAGCAGGTCGGTCACGGCCGGGGTCGTGCCCTTGTAGGGAACATTGATGATGTCCAGGCCCGCCATCATCTTCATGCGCTCGCCGGCCATGTGCAGCGACGAACCGATGCCGCCCAGGGCCATCGTGTACTTGCCGGGATGGGCCTTGGCCAGCGTGATCAGTTCGGCCATGTTGCTGGCGGGAAAGTCCTTGCGCGCCACCAGTACGCTGGGGACGCTGGCCAGCATGCTGATGGGCGTGAAGTCCTTGCGCGGGTCGAAGGGCAGGTTCTTGTACAGGCTGGCGTTGATGGAGAAGCTGTTGAAACTCACCAGCAGCGTATTGCCGTCGGCCGCGCTCTTGGCGACGTAGTCCGCGGCGATATTGCCGCCGGCGCCAGGACGGTTTTCGACGATCACGGTGCGGCCCAGTTCCTTGCCCATGGTCGTGCCGATGCTGCGCGCGACGGTGTCGGTGGTGCCTCCCGGCGGCGCGCCGACCACCAGCTTGATGGGCGGCGTCTGCTGGGCGTGGGCGGGGATGGCGGCGCTGGCGGCGGCCAGGGCCGCGAGGGAAATGGCGAAGGCGCGGCGAGAGGCTCGCATATCTTGTCTCCGGTATCGTTGATGTATGGTTGTATTGATAAGAATACAACCTGTGGCGCGGGCGTAGCAACCCGCGTAGACGGTCCGGGCGGGTCCGGTTCAAGCGATCCGATTCATCCGGGTCCGGTTCAGGCCACGGCGGCCGGACCGGTTCAGGCCATGGCAACCAGGGTGGTTCAGGCCGTTGCGGCCAGGCCGGCGAGCGGCGCGGCGGACGTCCGGCGCCGCGCTTCCCGCTGCAGGTCGCGCGGCGGCCGGCCCAGGGTGCGCAGGAAGGCGCGCCGCATGCGTTCCTCGTCGCCGAATCCGGTCAGCGTCGCCACGCGCGCGATCGAGCTTTCGCCTTCCTCGATCAAGGCGCGCGCCGCTTCCAGCCGCAGCTTCTCCACCGCCTTGGCGGGCGACAGCCCGGTCTGCGCCTGGAACGCCCGGCTGAAATGCCGCGGGCTCCAGTGCACCTGGTCCGCCAGCTGTTCGACGCTGAGCGGTTCGCGCAGGTTCTCGCGCGCATAGTCGAGCGCGGCGCGTATGCGGTCGGAATCCGGCTCCAGCTCGGCCAGCGTGGAAAACTGCGACTGGCCGCCGCTGCGGCGGTAGTGGATGACCATCTTGCGCGCCACGGCGCGCGCCGCGTCCGGGCCCAGGTCGTCCGACAGCAGCGCCAGGGCCAGGTCGATGCACGCCGTCATGCCGGCCGAGGTCCACAGCACGCCGTCGCTGACGAAGATCTTGTCTTCGTCCATGCGGATCGCGGGATAGCGGCGTTGCAGCTCGTGGGCCAGGGCCCAGTGCGTCGTGGCCGGGCGGCCATCGAGCAGGCCGGCTTCGGCCAGCAGGAAGGCGCCCGTGCAGATGCTGGCGACGCGCCGTGTGCGGCGCGCGACGCGGCGCAGGCTGGCGATCAGCGCCGGCGTGCTGGCGGGAATTTCCACCGCGCCGCCTACCATCAGCGTGTCGTAGTGCCTGCGGCCGATGGGCCGGGTCTGGATGGCGACCCCGGACGATGACGGCACCAGCCCGCCGTCCTGCGAAACCACGTCCATGGCGTAATGCGCGTCCTTGCCGCGGTCGGTCAGGTGCAGGTTGGCCAGTTCGAAGACGGTCAGCGCGGACAGGTCCAGGATCTGGAAGCCGGGAAATACCACAAGGGCGATGCGCGTGGCCATGATGTCTCGCGGGGTTGGTCGGGGCGTTGGTCGATACGGCATTGTAGGCCGCCAAGGCTCCGGCGGCGTATTTTCCGTCATGGCAGGAAAAGTGGGTTTTGCGTCATTTGAGACCCGGGCTCCGGCCCGCAGAATGGCGGCATCGAAAACCTTTCCGGATCACATCATGAATGCCACCACCAGCCACACCGCTTCCCGCCAGCGCA
Encoded proteins:
- a CDS encoding DUF427 domain-containing protein, giving the protein MKPVKTPGPDHPIIIEHNPRRVVVTLAGRVIADTREALTLREANYPAVQYIPRKDADMASLQRTDHATYCPYKGDCSYYSIPHGGARAANAVWTYENPHPAVAQIAGHLAFYPDRVDAIEEKD
- a CDS encoding isocitrate lyase/PEP mutase family protein; amino-acid sequence: MMPHTLKQKLAAGQAVLAPGIYDALSALIAEQAGFDALYLSGASIAYTRLGRSDVGLTTYTEVEQTLARITERVACPVIVDGDTGFGNALNVQRTVRGFERAGAAMIQLEDQGFPKRCGHLNGKSVVPVAEMRGKLRAALDARHHADTLILARTDAVAVEGLDAALERAEQYLECGVDAIFVEALRTDEQMEAACKRFGKRVPLLANMVEGGMTPVKSAAELAAKGFSIVIFPGGTARAVSHLLQRYYGSLREHGTTAPWRDAMLDFDQLNALIGTPELLALGKTYE
- a CDS encoding LeuD/DmdB family oxidoreductase small subunit, translating into MTTHRAWRLGADVDTDQLAPGAYMKFGIDEIARHCLERVRPDFAAAVRPGDAIVAGPNFGIGSSREQAASALVALGLRAVIAPSFSGLYFRNAYNVGLLLLTCPDAESIQEGEAITIDLDACRVVRADGTALACEPIPDFLRDMVRAGGLLNLLKRRLADGTLKPNPVRA
- a CDS encoding 3-isopropylmalate dehydratase large subunit, with protein sequence MPSQTLAQKLLAAASGRAAVAVGEIVTCRVDLAMFHDSSGPRRLKPMLESLGTGIWDRDKVVLVMDHYVPEADDESRKIVRIARDWAAEQALPHVYDSVGICHVVVPEHGHIRPGMLCVGGDSHSPTGGAFGAYMFGVGSTEMLGVVASGEIWIQVPQTLMMQWDGALAPGVTAKDMMLHMIGRFGMNGGRYQAVEFCGDAVRALSMQERMTLSNMSAEIGSQVGLVAPDDTTAAYLAQAGVDEPIDVARWQSDADAQAERYRFDAGTLAPHVAAPHSPANSRPIAEYEATPMQVAYIGACTGAKLEDLRAAASVLRGRRIAPGMSLMVAPASLRDQRQADSEGVMAALVDAGATLLPNSCGACSGYGGSIPEGANVIASTARNFQGRMGARTAQVYLASPYTVAAAAVAGHLIDPREMLQ
- a CDS encoding GntR family transcriptional regulator, coding for MNSPLPLYHKVYLLLRQRLLDGVYQADQPLPGENALAQEYGVSRLTVRRALDALASDGLIARRQGRGTFAQAPSQLSAPQRGGTVDALMAHLARMGMSTQVKLLELATEAAPPAVAARLEVPPGSLVHRSVRVRSHQGEPFSYLRTYVPDAIGRRISRKALGSKPLLQIFGELGIRVSGAEQAISAVLADPAEAEALGVPVASALLNIRRLVRDAAGRPVEYLDARYRPDRFEYRLDMAAHETAGTPVWLPAGPGA
- a CDS encoding tripartite tricarboxylate transporter substrate binding protein is translated as MRASRRAFAISLAALAAASAAIPAHAQQTPPIKLVVGAPPGGTTDTVARSIGTTMGKELGRTVIVENRPGAGGNIAADYVAKSAADGNTLLVSFNSFSINASLYKNLPFDPRKDFTPISMLASVPSVLVARKDFPASNMAELITLAKAHPGKYTMALGGIGSSLHMAGERMKMMAGLDIINVPYKGTTPAVTDLLGGQVDMMFGSTLNVIPHVRSGSLKALGVSSAKPLESLPGVPPIGDTIKGFESNAWFALFGPARLPADTLARLNDAARKAVAAPDFRRLLERESATAVSSTPEELVKFVNEDIDRYAEVVKFTGATVE
- a CDS encoding GlxA family transcriptional regulator produces the protein MATRIALVVFPGFQILDLSALTVFELANLHLTDRGKDAHYAMDVVSQDGGLVPSSSGVAIQTRPIGRRHYDTLMVGGAVEIPASTPALIASLRRVARRTRRVASICTGAFLLAEAGLLDGRPATTHWALAHELQRRYPAIRMDEDKIFVSDGVLWTSAGMTACIDLALALLSDDLGPDAARAVARKMVIHYRRSGGQSQFSTLAELEPDSDRIRAALDYARENLREPLSVEQLADQVHWSPRHFSRAFQAQTGLSPAKAVEKLRLEAARALIEEGESSIARVATLTGFGDEERMRRAFLRTLGRPPRDLQREARRRTSAAPLAGLAATA